In Nicotiana tabacum cultivar K326 chromosome 11, ASM71507v2, whole genome shotgun sequence, a single window of DNA contains:
- the LOC107771456 gene encoding BTB/POZ domain-containing protein DOT3 isoform X1 — MQKLIQLDRLENTGDESDGTRQFHDQRIVVPTILNAIADGFEKKEQSWFATSQLPSDLSIRVEDITFYVHKYPLVARCAYLREIEFQPQNSHLGYDLKLEKFPGGSENFEMILKFCYGLPISLNPGNVAALRCGSEFLEMTEAMEEGNLISTTEAFFTFVVLSSWNDSITVLKSCEMLSPWAENLQIVRRCCDSIGWKIFRKNSTEEITNEGTWWFDDIATLRINFFLRIITAIRVKGIKPEIIGSCIMHYGEKWLPNMNSETKGTDKYGNIRNDSQWSITSGRMQEKSIGQNNKEQRIIIESLISILPPQKEAVSCKFLLRLLKMAMLYAASPALISELEKRIGMVFENAGLNDLLIPSYAVSEQTINSTEEQTIYNIDVVQRILDYFLLYEQQKLQQQEMKSSTTVNISKLVDSYLAEIARDHNVSITKFQVLAESLPRHIRTCHDGLYRAIDTYLKTHPSLSEHDRRRLCKIMDSEKLSLDACMHAAQNERLPLRIVIQRILQVLLSEQVKMRAAVQGKDIIASDDYNLDKENNWLSTKKEVKSLKEELEKVKIQMTGLQRDYSELQQEYEKLNNKPRIPWTSGWRKIKKSALFNRKMVEEETQEGENRVKPGRRGSISRRQSIS, encoded by the exons ATGCagaaattgattcaacttgatcGGCTGGAGAACACTGGAGATGAATCTGATGGCACTCGCCAATTTCATGATCAACGTATAGTTGTCCCGACTATCCTCAATGCAATAGCTGATGGCTTTGAGAAGAAAGAACAATCATG GTTTGCCACTTCTCAACTTCCAAGTGATTTATCAATTCGAGTTGAAGACATCACCTTCTATGTTCACAAG TATCCGCTGGTTGCAAGGTGTGCTTACCTAAGAGAAATCGAATTTCAGCCTCAAAATTCACACTTAGGTTATGACCTCAAGCTCGAAAAATTTCCAGGCGGATCAGAAAACTTCGAGATGATTCTAAAGTTCTGTTACGGCCTACCAATAAGCTTGAACCCTGGAAATGTAGCAGCATTAAGATGTGGATCAGAATTCCTAGAAATGACAGAAGCAATGGAAGAAGGaaacctgatttcaacaacagaAGCATTCTTCACATTTGTAGTCCTTTCGTCGTGGAACGATTCCATCACCGTCCTTAAATCATGCGAAATGCTATCTCCGTGGGCAGAAAACCTACAAATTGTGAGAAGATGTTGTGACTCAATTGGTTGGAAAATCTTCAGAAAAAATTCAACAGAGGAAATAACGAACGAAGGAACCTGGTGGTTCGATGATATTGCCACTCTCCGTATTAACTTCTTCTTGAGAATTATTACAGCAATAAGAGTAAAAGGAATCAAACCAGAAATCATTGGTTCATGTATCATGCATTATGGAGAGAAGTGGTTGCCAAATATGAATAGTGAAACGAAAGGAACGGATAAATATGGTAATATAAGAAATGACTCGCAATGGAGTATCACCAGTGGGAGAATGCAAGAAAAAAGCATTGGACAGAATAATAAGGAACAAAGAATAATAATAGAGAGCTTGATTAGTATACTACCTCCTCAAAAGGAAGCTGTTTCTTGCAAGTTTCTTCTACGACTGTTAAAGATGGCGATGCTGTATGCTGCATCACCAGCTCTGATTTCAGAGCTTGAGAAAAGAATCGGCATGGTGTTTGAAAACGCCGGTCTGAATGACCTTTTGATCCCTAGTTATGCAGTAAGTGAACAAACAATAAA TTCAACTGAAGAACAGACTATCTACAATATCGATGTGGTGCAAAGGATATTGGATTATTTCTTGCTATATGAACAGCAAAAACTGCAGCAACAAGAAATGAAGTCGTCGACAACAGTGAATATCAGTAAACTGGTTGACAGCTACCTAGCAGAAATTGCAAGAGATCACAATGTATCTATCACAAAGTTCCAAGTCTTAGCTGAATCTCTGCCTCGACACATTCGGACTTGTCATGATGGACTCTACAGAGCCATCGATACATACCTTAAG ACTCATCCTTCACTATCAGAACATGATCGCCGAAGGCTATGCAAGATCATGGACAGCGAAAAATTGTCACTTGACGCATGTATGCATGCAGCTCAAAACGAAAGGTTGCCCCTGAGAATCGTTATCCAG AGAATATTGCAGGTTTTGCTCTCGGAGCAAGTGAAGATGAGGGCTGCAGTACAAGGGAAAGATATTATAGCAAGTGATGACTATAACTTAGACAAAGAAAATAATTGGTTATCTACAAAGAAGGAGGTCAAGTCCCTTAAAGAAGAACTTGAAAAAGTGAAGATACAAATGACAGGTCTTCAGAGGGATTACTCTGAGCTGCAACAAGAATATGAAAAGTTAAACAACAAGCCTAGAATTCCATGGACATCTGGATGGAGGAAGATAAAAAAGTCTGCtctttttaatagaaaaatggtCGAGGAAGAAACTCAAGAAGGCGAAAATAGAGTTAAACCAGGCCGCAGAGGAAGCATCAGTCGAAGGCAGTCCATATCTTAA
- the LOC107771458 gene encoding annexin Gh1-like isoform X2 yields the protein MASLKIPELVPSAAEDSQQLRKAFVGLGTDEARIIEILGHRNAAQRKLIRETYQTTYEKDLLKDLDGEISGDFQRVVHLWTMDPAERDACLANEATKHLPDNNCIIMEIACARPSDDLFKVRQTYHACYKKSLEEDISDHSTEDFRKLLVPLVTAFRYEGDEVNMTLASNEAKILHEKISDNAYSDEELIRILSIRSKTQLNATFNQYNDQFGNAINKDLKSIPKDAYLKLLRSAIKCLTKPEKYFEKVLRLAMKGMGTNEESLTRVVATRAEIDMELIKERYYQRNSMPLDRVISDDTSGGYERMLLALIGHGDL from the exons ATGGCAAGTCTAAAAATTCCAGAGTTGGTTCCTTCTGCAGCTGAGGATTCTCAACAACTCAGAAAAGCATTTGTAG GATTGGGAACAGATGAAGCGCGTATTATTGAGATCTTGGGTCATAGAAATGCAGCACAACGCAAGTTAATCCGAGAAACTTATCAAACTACTTATGAAAAGGATCTTCTCAAGGACTTAGATGGTGAAATATCAGGTGACTTTCAG cGCGTTGTGCATTTGTGGACTATGGATCCAGCTGAGCGCGATGCATGCTTGGCTAACGAGGCTACCAAACATCTACCTGATAACAACTGCATTATCATGGAAATAGCTTGTGCCAGGCCTTCCGATGATCTCTTTAAAGTTAGACAGACCTACCACGCTTGTTACAAGAAATCGCTTGAGGAAGATATTTCTGATCACTCGACTGAGGATTTTCGTAAG CTTTTGGTTCCTCTTGTAACTGCATTCAGATATGAGGGAGATGAGGTCAACATGACATTGGCAAGTAATGAGGCAAAGATACTACATGAGAAGATCTCTGACAATGCTTATAGTGATGAGGAACTCATCAGAATTCTTTCGATTCGGAGTAAAACACAGCTCAATGCAACATTTAACCAGTACAATGATCAATTTGGCAATGCCATCAATAAG GATCTAAAATCCATTCCTAAGGATGCATACCTGAAATTACTCAGATCAGCAATAAAGTGTTTGACAAAACCTGAGAAgtactttgagaaagttcttcgatTGGCGATGAAGGGGATGGGTACAAATGAAGAGTCTCTTACTAGAGTTGTTGCAACTCGGGCTGAAATCGATATGGAGCTCATTAAAGAAAGATATTACCAGAGGAACAGCATGCCTCTGGACCGTGTGATTTCTGATGACACTTCAGGAGGCTATGAAAGAATGCTTTTGGCATTGATAGGGCATGGAGATCTTTGA
- the LOC107771456 gene encoding BTB/POZ domain-containing protein DOT3 isoform X2, translating to MQKLIQLDRLENTGDESDGTRQFHDQRIVVPTILNAIADGFEKKEQSWFATSQLPSDLSIRVEDITFYVHKYPLVARCAYLREIEFQPQNSHLGYDLKLEKFPGGSENFEMILKFCYGLPISLNPGNVAALRCGSEFLEMTEAMEEGNLISTTEAFFTFVVLSSWNDSITVLKSCEMLSPWAENLQIVRRCCDSIGWKIFRKNSTEEITNEGTWWFDDIATLRINFFLRIITAIRVKGIKPEIIGSCIMHYGEKWLPNMNSETKGTDKYGNIRNDSQWSITSGRMQEKSIGQNNKEQRIIIESLISILPPQKEAVSCKFLLRLLKMAMLYAASPALISELEKRIGMVFENAGLNDLLIPSYAVSEQTINSTEEQTIYNIDVVQRILDYFLLYEQQKLQQQEMKSSTTVNISKLVDSYLAEIARDHNVSITKFQVLAESLPRHIRTCHDGLYRAIDTYLKTHPSLSEHDRRRLCKIMDSEKLSLDACMHAAQNERLPLRIVIQVLLSEQVKMRAAVQGKDIIASDDYNLDKENNWLSTKKEVKSLKEELEKVKIQMTGLQRDYSELQQEYEKLNNKPRIPWTSGWRKIKKSALFNRKMVEEETQEGENRVKPGRRGSISRRQSIS from the exons ATGCagaaattgattcaacttgatcGGCTGGAGAACACTGGAGATGAATCTGATGGCACTCGCCAATTTCATGATCAACGTATAGTTGTCCCGACTATCCTCAATGCAATAGCTGATGGCTTTGAGAAGAAAGAACAATCATG GTTTGCCACTTCTCAACTTCCAAGTGATTTATCAATTCGAGTTGAAGACATCACCTTCTATGTTCACAAG TATCCGCTGGTTGCAAGGTGTGCTTACCTAAGAGAAATCGAATTTCAGCCTCAAAATTCACACTTAGGTTATGACCTCAAGCTCGAAAAATTTCCAGGCGGATCAGAAAACTTCGAGATGATTCTAAAGTTCTGTTACGGCCTACCAATAAGCTTGAACCCTGGAAATGTAGCAGCATTAAGATGTGGATCAGAATTCCTAGAAATGACAGAAGCAATGGAAGAAGGaaacctgatttcaacaacagaAGCATTCTTCACATTTGTAGTCCTTTCGTCGTGGAACGATTCCATCACCGTCCTTAAATCATGCGAAATGCTATCTCCGTGGGCAGAAAACCTACAAATTGTGAGAAGATGTTGTGACTCAATTGGTTGGAAAATCTTCAGAAAAAATTCAACAGAGGAAATAACGAACGAAGGAACCTGGTGGTTCGATGATATTGCCACTCTCCGTATTAACTTCTTCTTGAGAATTATTACAGCAATAAGAGTAAAAGGAATCAAACCAGAAATCATTGGTTCATGTATCATGCATTATGGAGAGAAGTGGTTGCCAAATATGAATAGTGAAACGAAAGGAACGGATAAATATGGTAATATAAGAAATGACTCGCAATGGAGTATCACCAGTGGGAGAATGCAAGAAAAAAGCATTGGACAGAATAATAAGGAACAAAGAATAATAATAGAGAGCTTGATTAGTATACTACCTCCTCAAAAGGAAGCTGTTTCTTGCAAGTTTCTTCTACGACTGTTAAAGATGGCGATGCTGTATGCTGCATCACCAGCTCTGATTTCAGAGCTTGAGAAAAGAATCGGCATGGTGTTTGAAAACGCCGGTCTGAATGACCTTTTGATCCCTAGTTATGCAGTAAGTGAACAAACAATAAA TTCAACTGAAGAACAGACTATCTACAATATCGATGTGGTGCAAAGGATATTGGATTATTTCTTGCTATATGAACAGCAAAAACTGCAGCAACAAGAAATGAAGTCGTCGACAACAGTGAATATCAGTAAACTGGTTGACAGCTACCTAGCAGAAATTGCAAGAGATCACAATGTATCTATCACAAAGTTCCAAGTCTTAGCTGAATCTCTGCCTCGACACATTCGGACTTGTCATGATGGACTCTACAGAGCCATCGATACATACCTTAAG ACTCATCCTTCACTATCAGAACATGATCGCCGAAGGCTATGCAAGATCATGGACAGCGAAAAATTGTCACTTGACGCATGTATGCATGCAGCTCAAAACGAAAGGTTGCCCCTGAGAATCGTTATCCAG GTTTTGCTCTCGGAGCAAGTGAAGATGAGGGCTGCAGTACAAGGGAAAGATATTATAGCAAGTGATGACTATAACTTAGACAAAGAAAATAATTGGTTATCTACAAAGAAGGAGGTCAAGTCCCTTAAAGAAGAACTTGAAAAAGTGAAGATACAAATGACAGGTCTTCAGAGGGATTACTCTGAGCTGCAACAAGAATATGAAAAGTTAAACAACAAGCCTAGAATTCCATGGACATCTGGATGGAGGAAGATAAAAAAGTCTGCtctttttaatagaaaaatggtCGAGGAAGAAACTCAAGAAGGCGAAAATAGAGTTAAACCAGGCCGCAGAGGAAGCATCAGTCGAAGGCAGTCCATATCTTAA
- the LOC107771455 gene encoding UDP-N-acetylglucosamine transporter ROCK1, with translation MAVTVSKAAPKANSENPTTAKTGGKVWFYSLLLTLQYGAQPLISKRFVRREVIVTSSVLTCEVVKVICALFLMAKEGSLKKMYREWTLFGSLTASGLPAAIYALQNSLLQISYKNLDSLTFSILNQTKLFFTALFTYILLRQKQSIQQIGALFLLILAAVLLSVGEGSSKASSSSSNPDEVLFYGIVPVLLASVLSGLASALCQWASQVKKHSSYLMTVEMSIIGSLCLISSTSKSPDGEAIRQHGFFYGWTALTLIPVILNAVGGILVGLVTSYAGGVRKGFIIVSALLVTALLQFIFDGKPPSPYCLVALPLVMTSISIYQKYPYRVKKKQV, from the exons ATGGCTGTTACAGTATCCAAAGCAGCTCCGAAAGCAAACTCCGAGAACCCGACGACGGCAAAAACGGGCGGTAAAGTGTGGTTTTATTCCCTGCTTCTCACCCTACAGTATGGTGCTCAGCCCCTCATCTCCAAGCGCTTTGTCAG GCGTGAAGTGATAGTTACTTCGTCTGTTTTGACATGTGAAGTAGTCAAG GTTATTTGTGCTCTTTTTCTCATGGCAAAAGAAGGCAGTTTGAAGAAAATGTACAGGGAGTGGACCTTATTTGGCTCTTTGACTGCATCTGGGCTGCCTGCTGCTATCTATGCACTCCAAAACAGCTTATTGCAGATTTCATATAAAAATCTTGATTCACTGACCTTTTCAATCTTGAACCAGACAAAACTGTTCTTCACAGCCTTGTTTACTTACATATTATTGAG GCAGAAGCAATCCATTCAACAAATTGGGGCTCTTTTCTTGTTAATCCTCGCAGCTGTCCTATTAAGTGTTGGTGAAGGCTCTAGCAAAGCTTCAAGTAGTAGTAGTAACCCCGATGAGGTCTTATTCTATGGAATTGTACCAGTTTTGCTTGCATCTGTGCTCTCTGGTCTGGCTTCTGCCTTGTGTCAATGGGCATCTCAG GTTAAGAAACATTCATCTTACTTGATGACTGTTGAGATGTCCATTATTGGGAGTCTTTGCTTGATAAGTAGTACTTCCAAGTCTCCAGATGGAGAAGCTATTCGACAGCACGGATTCTTCTACGGGTGGACTGCATTAACTTTG ATCCCTGTTATTTTAAATGCGGTTGGTGGAATTCTTGTTGGTCTTGTGACTTCGTATGCTGGTGGTGTAAGGAAG GGATTTATCATTGTGTCTGCGCTTCTTGTCACTGCTCTGCTCCAATTCATCTTTGATGGAAAACCTCCTTCGCCATACTGCCTTGTGGCACTTCCATTGGTTATGACTAGCATAAGCATATACCAAAAATACCCATACCGTGTTAAGAAGAAGCAAGTGTGA
- the LOC107771458 gene encoding annexin Gh1-like isoform X1, which translates to MASLKIPELVPSAAEDSQQLRKAFVGLGTDEARIIEILGHRNAAQRKLIRETYQTTYEKDLLKDLDGEISGDFQMWHSFSIFLNPHRITLGMLLLFNSASAYNAIQMALQRVVHLWTMDPAERDACLANEATKHLPDNNCIIMEIACARPSDDLFKVRQTYHACYKKSLEEDISDHSTEDFRKLLVPLVTAFRYEGDEVNMTLASNEAKILHEKISDNAYSDEELIRILSIRSKTQLNATFNQYNDQFGNAINKDLKSIPKDAYLKLLRSAIKCLTKPEKYFEKVLRLAMKGMGTNEESLTRVVATRAEIDMELIKERYYQRNSMPLDRVISDDTSGGYERMLLALIGHGDL; encoded by the exons ATGGCAAGTCTAAAAATTCCAGAGTTGGTTCCTTCTGCAGCTGAGGATTCTCAACAACTCAGAAAAGCATTTGTAG GATTGGGAACAGATGAAGCGCGTATTATTGAGATCTTGGGTCATAGAAATGCAGCACAACGCAAGTTAATCCGAGAAACTTATCAAACTACTTATGAAAAGGATCTTCTCAAGGACTTAGATGGTGAAATATCAGGTGACTTTCAG ATGTGGCATTCTTTTAGCATTTTCTTGAATCCCCATAGGATTACACTGGGTATGCTGTTGTTGTTCAATTCTGCCTCTGCTTATAAtgcaatccaaatggcattacagcGCGTTGTGCATTTGTGGACTATGGATCCAGCTGAGCGCGATGCATGCTTGGCTAACGAGGCTACCAAACATCTACCTGATAACAACTGCATTATCATGGAAATAGCTTGTGCCAGGCCTTCCGATGATCTCTTTAAAGTTAGACAGACCTACCACGCTTGTTACAAGAAATCGCTTGAGGAAGATATTTCTGATCACTCGACTGAGGATTTTCGTAAG CTTTTGGTTCCTCTTGTAACTGCATTCAGATATGAGGGAGATGAGGTCAACATGACATTGGCAAGTAATGAGGCAAAGATACTACATGAGAAGATCTCTGACAATGCTTATAGTGATGAGGAACTCATCAGAATTCTTTCGATTCGGAGTAAAACACAGCTCAATGCAACATTTAACCAGTACAATGATCAATTTGGCAATGCCATCAATAAG GATCTAAAATCCATTCCTAAGGATGCATACCTGAAATTACTCAGATCAGCAATAAAGTGTTTGACAAAACCTGAGAAgtactttgagaaagttcttcgatTGGCGATGAAGGGGATGGGTACAAATGAAGAGTCTCTTACTAGAGTTGTTGCAACTCGGGCTGAAATCGATATGGAGCTCATTAAAGAAAGATATTACCAGAGGAACAGCATGCCTCTGGACCGTGTGATTTCTGATGACACTTCAGGAGGCTATGAAAGAATGCTTTTGGCATTGATAGGGCATGGAGATCTTTGA